The Archocentrus centrarchus isolate MPI-CPG fArcCen1 chromosome 5, fArcCen1, whole genome shotgun sequence genome contains the following window.
cctcgccccgtgttgtgacctgtatgaactggtatcctggcccatcttatcatgaacattatcatgaactgcatGTCGAGGGAGATGGCTTGCCACCACAGTATCCTGACTTACTCGTCTCccctggcagcccctcccctaaccaccctagtgctctccaggctttaaatgtgctattgctttgctgaggtgtttttttgtaacctcgtaaggtgttcataatgaacacagtatgagattatttttttgaacctacctatcctactgtatctctttctgttttcttgctCAAGGTAGCGCCAGTAcaatggctgcatgacctcagacacttgtctcccctgtttgttctgttgtttgtatttcttggatgggtgttctgttaactataatttccccattgtgggatcaataaagtatcatcaatatgggagaaatatgctctctctctaATCCCTgattcaaaagcaatgtctgaATTTTCATTAGTTGACTTTCCATAAATTTTTAGTTATTATTAcctttgtcagtttcaagttattacAGCGACCATTgtgggttttctttctttaatggaagggtaccaacaattttgtccatgtCTGTAGTCATGTGGTGGAAAGAATGCCTCAAGGATCTCCTCAGTCCTACTAAGAAGTAGTAAAcacagagtctggggacaagaaTGATAACGTGCCCATCACTGGGACTGAGGTCACTGAAGCTTTAATCAGCTTTACTTCAGCCAGTTAATACAATTGCATTGCATTAACTGGTTCAGAAATGTGTTCAAACTACTTGGATAAACTAACAattataaaaaattattaaaatagttAGCTTTGCCTGAAGTCTGTAACCAGTGAACGTTCTGCACATGTTATGTCattataagttattattatatAGTTCACTGTTATTCTCAtcctataacagctgggatatgTGCTAGTACCCCTAcaatcctgaattggataagtagaagaaaatggctGGCTTACAGCACCACCCTGAACCCGCCTGATCTCGTCTGGTCTCTGAAGCTAAACAGGGTCGGGCCTGGTTAGTACTTGAATGTGAGACcacctgggaataccaggtgctgtttgtggggtggctgtggctcaggagctaAAGCAGGTCACCTATTAATCGGAAGGTTGACAGTTTGattccgggctgcatgccaaagtatccttgggcaagatactgaaccccaagttgctctcagaTGCAAGCGTTGgactatgaatgtgtgtgaaaggttagacagtaaaagcacttagcttagtttcatatggaagtgcttgtatgaatgggtgaatgcaatgttttgtatgagtgctcagatagagcagaaaagtgctatataaatggtaaatggactagttcttatatagcactcaAAGAGCTTAGACAACATgcttacatttaccccattcacacccattcatacaagcacttccatgattaactaagtgcttttattatctaacattcacacacctacgcttgcgtcagagagcaacttggggttaagtgtcttgctcaaggatacattggcatgcagcctggagtagccaggaatcgaaccgccgaccttctgatcagtaggtgacctgctctacctcctgagctacagccaccattAATTTACTGTTATTAATTAATAACAGTCTGATTACACTTATCACTGTAATGTCAGCTGCTAATCTGATTGCTTAGTTCAAAGTCAAATTCTTCAACGGGTTTACCAGGTCTTGCCTGGAAGGGGGGTTATAAGGAATGTCAGCTAGACTTCCACCACCCGGAGCCTTTATCACCTGCACTTTGACACCTTCGATTAGTCACAAATGAGAAAGATATAAATCTGTCCAACTCTGTCGAGCTCTGAAGTCTACTTCAGTGGTTCTTGCAGGAAGGTAATGAAATAATTTGTGTTGTACACAACTAGCATTTTGCTGGAATGGGGAGAGTTGTGGTTACATTATAGTGCACTTACTAATAGCTACACATAGGCCTAAAATTAAGAATTCACTGAGTTTTTAGATTGCTTAGATTGTTTTAATAAGTATTTTGTTTTAGCATTCAGTACGACATCAAAACAGTGTTTGAAACCTTTTCAATTTTCAGTTGTCAAAACCTGTAATATTTTACTGAGGTAGTGTTCAGCTGACTAAATAAGGAGAAATTGTAGTAGCAGCTACAAAATGTCTGATTTTGTTTGCTATACCATTTAATGACACTGATTTATGATCGTTCAGAGGCTCATTTctacagaaagaaaaagtggaaTCTCCAGACAGCAACATGGCAAAACTCGTTGTAGGTAAATAACATtcaatcattcattcattttccttAGAGAATCATTGTAagactattattattactgtaattatgAATTGAATGTATTGTTACTTTTTTCATGATTTCTTCCTTCTTTATTTCAGCTCTGGGAATTCTATTCGCTCTACACATTGGTAAATATCTGCGTTCAGTGATACTTTTCTTGCCATTAATATGATCAAAGTTTCAGAACAAACCCAAAGTGTCTTTGTTCTGTCTGCCCTCAGCTTCATCCACTAAACTGGTGTGCCATATGACTAACTGGGCCCAGTACAGACCAAGCGCTGGCAAATTCACACCAGACAACGTCGACCCCTTCCTGTGCACCCATGTCATCTATGCTTTGGCCACCATTAACAGCTTCAACCAGATCAGCCCCATCGAGTGGAACGATGAGCAGCTGTACGGCAGCCTCAACAGCCTCAAGAATGTGTGAGTTTACGCAATCATACTAAGTCAGGCTGGGCACCAATAGTCAgattaacaacaataattacTATTGTTTAACATTAGCCTGCAACTGCTTTTAAATccaaaaacatgtttcagtgcttccattatagttttttcttatTCTTAGTAGCTTTTAGAAGATTTAGACAAGAACTATGTGTAGCTTTGAATTCTTTCCCAACAGTTCTTAAtgatttagaaaagaaaaataggaTCATGGATCATTCTTTAATAATTTAaggttgtgtctgtgtgtctgtctctccccACTACCAGCAACCCTGCACTGAAGACTCTGCTGTCTGTTGGAGGAACAGTTAATGGAGTGAGCCCGTGAGTTCCATCTACACcagtttttaatatatttacttCAAATACCTTCCTTTATTACTTTAATGTAGAACAGATGTCACAGTTCTTTTTCCATGCATCTCATCAGATTCATTGCCATGGTTGCCAAACCTGAGAGTCGTGCAATCTTCATCAAGTCTGTCATCAATTTCCTGCGCACCCATAACTTTGACGGGCTAAACCTGGCCTGGGAATATCCTGGACACAATGGTAGCTCAGAGGGGGACAAGGAGAAGTTCACTCTGTTGGTCACGGTAAGCACGGCTCACAATGGCcttaaattttaaatacaattttgaatctatgtttttttctttatgatttAAGTCTTTTGGTTGGATTCTTGGTCTCCAGTGTCTAGCCCGAAATAAGGCCATACTGGatgtcttgtttcttttaatgCATTACATTAGCATAGTACTACTGACAAATCTAAAACCGCACCCTACCAAAAGGGgtgaaaggaaaaagagagctagtaaaaaggtaaaaaaagaataaaaaattgaaaaatagcCACAAATATCCatccttccacttatccttttcagggtcacagagtGGCTGGAAtccatcccagctgacatagggcgagaagcAGGGTATACGTTGTACAgtttgccagcctgtcgcagggctaacacagagagagagacaggcaaccatttacactcacattcacacctatgagcaatttagaatcaccagttaacctaaccccagtaactccatgtctttggacagCGTAACTTGTTCCTGATAGCCTGACTAGTGTGTAGGCATCCTGCATAGGTGATAATCCAACAAATCTCGACTTACTGGATATTTTAATATTGATATCTTTTAAATCTTaataattttttccttttatgtatTCATTTAACTTATTATAACAACACAGTTTTGCACAACTACAATATATGCACACCCATCTACAGATTACAATGTAACACCTGCTGAAAAAGTCTTGTCAaactttttgtttaattttatccATCTGCACCCTGTAGTACACATAGATGGATGAAAGGATGGATGTACCCTACCCTGTTTTCTTTCgcttttcttcttcagtctCTTTTTCCCTATGTCAgcattcttttttaaatatatacattaattgtatttatgtaaatgttgacatttgtttcctcaaaaaaacaaaatagcctTTCTCATTATTTTCTCTGACTGGATCTAagttgcttttgttgttgtgaCTATAGGAACTGGCCAAGGCTTTTGAGGATGATGCCAAAGACAATAAGAGaactcagctgctgctgtcagccaATGTTGCTGCAATCCGTCAGACCATTGACAGAGCATACGAGGTCAACAAGATTGCACCGTAAGTTTGATTTCAGCACGTGTGTAAATTTTCACCAAAGTAAGGCAGCCAAAAGGTTTATTTGCACCAGTATTGAAATAGATATACCTGCATTACTTATTTCAAATGACATAGTGCTCAATTTTACATTTCCTGTTTGGCCAAAAAAAAGGTCCCATATGTTCTGTGTCTTCCGCCAATGAACAAATGTGTTGTACAACACCTTCTAACTCAACAGCAACTTTGACTTTATCAACATCATGACCTATGACTTCCATGGACACTGGGAGGCAGTAACTGGACACAACAGCCCTCTGTATGATAGCTCTGTGGACTCTGGCTCCCAAATTCATTACAATATAGTAAGAACTACACCATCACATCTACAGCTGTCTTTCAGTGTGTTCTTTTGAATGGTTTCAGTATTGCTGTGAACAGGGTGAgatttgtgagaaaaaaaaagtagagctgaaatgtttggttttttcttcataaaaataattcaggaaCCCCAGCAGTCCTATATACTGTGAAGCCTGTTAGACTATTTATTACTAATGTCAGTGTAACATttcgtccccttagaattataaggttctatatGCATTCTGACCTGTTTTGAGATATTAAATAACAAAACCTTATaataccaagttaaagcttgattttgcaaaTAGAACCTTTTCGTTTTATGaataaaatggccaaagttgtatataactgaaaaaaatctcttacatattgttgaACAGAGGTCAACAAATAAGAAAATGACAATAAGTCAAttttgtcaaaaatgtcagaaccttataattTTAAAGGGACAATTTATAGAATGTTTATGTGAacttccttcattattatgctctccAATGTCATGTGCCAACAGACTGCAGAGTAGGTACtaaaactctgctcccagtgaggtagattatcttgtcagtagttttacatcctcactgtgtacgaTTTTGGATACTGtggtggctcctctgaaaaggaaagcctcaaatcagaagtgtctGACTCACAAACgggcagcttaaagcagataacatGTAAGCTGGACAGGAAATGGGATCTCACTTATGTAGAAGATGTtaatttagcctggaaaaagagtttgttgctctataaaaagcctTCCATAAAGCTAGGAAATCTTACTCTTCAtcactaattgaagaaaataaggacaaccccaggtttcttttcagcactgtagccagagGAGCTGAGGACTCTTTTAAGAGACATAGCCATCCTAGTAAAGCCATGTTTCTTTCCCGTACTGAATGTAGTCAGCTAAATTTGCTTTTGAGTTGGTATGCAAATACTGGCAGACAATTGCCGAACTGATTCTGAAAAAGATTATATTCCTCTCCCTTTTTTGTAGAACTCCTCTGTATCCCATTGGCTATCTCTGGGAGCACCATCTGAAAAGCTGCTTCTAGGTTTCCCCACCTATGGAAGGACCTACCGTCTTAGCACTGGTGCAACTGGCCTGGGAGCACCAGCTAACGGCCCTGCAGATGCTGGACCCTACACTCGCACTGCTGGAATCTGGGCTTTCTATGAGGTACAACATTAAAAGCTCAACTTAGTTTGTGCTAAATGTCTGCTATTACTGTCACCCATGAGTACACTTAACAAGGAGTATCTCAATCCCAAAACCTGTGTTGTTTGATGTAGCTCTGTCAAtatttcccttttaacagaTCTGTGACTTCATTAATACTGCCACTGTTGACTGGATCTCTGAGCAAGAGGTTCCATATGCCACCTATGGCAGTGCCTGGCTGGGCTATGATGACCAGCGCAGCTATTCTTCCAAGGTAAACAATTTATATgtgcctcaaaaaaaaaactagttattctatttgttttgttctattgacTGGTTCCTATTATTAAGATAATCATTTGTTTTACCAATGTGGCTTTTTGTGCAGGTCCAGTGGATGACTGCCCACAGTTTGGGAGGTGCTCATGTGTGGACTATGGATATGGATGACTTCAGTGGATCCTTCTGCTCAGCTGGAGCTTATCCTCTGATAAACCACCTCAGGATGTCAATGGGTAAATACTATAAATCAGCTAACTTCACTACCTTAGatttgattaaaaagaaaaaaaggtttagTCACTTTCTGCGTATAACTTATTTTTCTCTGTCACATGATGAAGGCTTTGGCCCAAAGCCTACAACCACTCCACGCCCCACCACAACGAAGGACCCTCTTGCTGACTTCTGCCGTGGCCGTCCTGATGGCTTGTATGAGAACCCAGCTGACAAAACCACCTACTTCCAGTGCTACCAGGGAAACACCTACCTGCACCGCTGCCAGCCTGGTCTCATCTACTGGGACTCCTGCAAGTGCTGCAACTGGCCCTGAGCCACAGAAGCAGGAACTACAGAACAGAACATTTCATATCATAAGCACAAAGTTCATAAATATATAATGCAGTCATTTATGTTTCAGTGAAATCTTGTCAGAGCTTACACCGATGACTATAATTGTCCAGGGTTGCAACAGGAACAGAgactaaataaataagaatattaCTTTTTGTAGTTCATTCactactttctttctttcttcatcaaaataaataaaatctatgttGTTCTGAAGATTGAAGCTTGAATATTTATACTTACTGTTACTGtactcttttattttgttttatagaaAAACAAGACAATTTTATCCGCTTTCTAAAGCAGTGAAATTTTGTTTGCATGATTATATGCTTTTTAAACTGTGCCTTACTACATTCTACCTAATTCAGTTACTCAAATTTCAAgtgacagtttgttttcattacggctgtagctcaggaggtagagcaggtcacctactaatcggaaggttggtggtttgattcctggctgctccaggctgcatgccaaagtatccttggccaagatactaaaccccaagttgctctctgatgcaagtgttggagtatgaatgtgtgaatgttaggcaattaaaaaaagtgcaggtgtgaatgggtaaatgtgttgtataagcactttgagtgctcagataatgtagaaaagcgctatataagaactagtctatttaccatttacacatcatttaaatcaaatgaGGCAGCACAGTTGTGTGGTGTTGTGGTAGTTAGCACTGTGGCCACACAGCAAGCAGGTCCTTGATTAGAATgacatttctgtgtggagtttacatatCCTTCagcatgggttctctccatgTTCTCTAGTCCTTaccccacagtctaaagacatgtatgggttaggttaattggtgattctaaattggctgtaggtacgaatggttgtctgtctgtctggtgacctgtccagggtgtaccctgcctctcagtctcagtctgaagaagggcaatcTGTGGTCCGAAACATCATTCACTATCAAGGTTTGTTtggaataaatatttttcaggAGCTTTGCCAGAGTGCggacccttttctctttttcttgtaccctgcctctcaccctatggcagccgGAATGGGCATCCCTGAATTGTATAAGTGGGAGGAgctagatggatggatggatggatggatggatggatggacagagtCCATTTAAGCAACTGAAAAACTCATGTTCTTGTTACGGCGCATGTGTGGAGGTgggagaggacccaaatgcaggactcagaggcaggcAGTTGTGAATGAACAAATGCGAGCCTTAATGGCAGCTGAGAATATGAACTAATAAACAAGCCAAGGCAAGACGAGAAACTGAGGACAATATAAACTGGGAAATAGTAACACTAGGGAGATGGGAGCACTGGAAGCAAAGGAACAAGCACTGCCACATCTGACAATGAGACTCTGATAAGGGGAacactgagacaataaatacacagaaggataATCATGGAACAGGTGaaggagaacaggtgaacacaaTCACAAAATGAGACAAGGAAATAAAACTAATCACAGAGAacaagagacaaagactgacaaagtaaaacaaaactactgaacatagagacagaaatgcagacttccCACAGGAAGTTAGACACACAAAGGAGGAACGTAAACTAAGCATCAAAACTGAGAACATGATTAAACACACTTCAATGGAAACAAAGGGCAAGAAACCAAAACCAGGAATCACAAATGAGAACAGTTAGTCTTCAAAAGTCCATGAAACTCAAAATCACGAGGTTTCAGACCTTGGTCCATGACAGTTCTCTAACAAACAGATTAGTTAAGAAATATACAGTAGAATTTTTAATGATTAACACTTCCCTTGGCAGAACATTGTGCTTATCAGCCACTCATGATTCGTTAATGATTCAAGACTCCCAAGAATATTTTGTTCTGTGATGGTGGGGTTAGAATTAAAGTGTACTAGCTTCAAGCATTGCTGTTTCCCACAGAATATGTTATATTACACTACTATGCAAATGTTTCATGCACAAAAGTAAAGCGAGGatgtttttttgtattcatcCATTAAGGTGCAAAGTTTAGTTCATTAGAGGAAGGCTGTGAAGGCATCTGTCTCACAGTCTCTTTACGTAAATTCTAATCAATTAGACACTTCTCTGTTTAGATTGTTTGATGTCATTCTTAACATCTTAGGTGCTTAAATTATTTGCACCTAATTATTTGGGCTTCCACTTGAATTTATAGATGGATATTGATCACATAAAGCATCATCAAAGGTCATCTAAGGCACTGACTACTGTCATGTTGAAATTGTTGACTTCCTGACATGCCTTCTTAATTCTTTTTAtcctagcttcaacaactctttcttCCTGAtatggctcatcaactttatccctctATAATTACTACAACTTTGCACCtaacccttgttcttgaaaattggtACAAATACACTTCTTCTCTATTCCTTGGGAATCCTTTCACTCTGGATTGTGCTtaacaatctggttaaaaagtccacttCCCTCTTTTCTACACATCTCCATATTTCCACAAGTATGCCATCAAGACCAACCATATTTCcactcttcatcttcttcatagCTGCCAGCACTTCCTCCTCACTAATCCtttgcacttcctgattcactatcTTTCCTCCATTGGTTCTCCTCtcactctcattttcttcattcatcaatTTCTCAAAATACTCCTTCCGTTTTCACAGCGCATTCCCTTCACTCTTTAGTATATTTCCATCTCTGTCCTTAACCACCCTAACCTGCTGAACATCCTTTCCAACTCAATCTGGATTAGCTGTCtattagctgtgtccaaattccgCATCCTTCCAAGGACCTGGCCTTCCTAGACTGTGTCCTTTGCAGCCCatgaagaccacaaaggccagaagtgagcggctgtgaaattggatgGTCTAGCGTtaatatcagcatcacctgtcctcacctcagtgtagctcatgttgcctagcaaccgtgacaatgcaaagcacagctgtggaaaagaagctgttaaaatggagccgaacttttgctcctttttgtggtttaattttaattctttaattatacagctgagcgaatgattcatTTCTAAATATATTAACAGCTCTTTAGTGAGACATTAATATTCAAtgaaactatccagttatgatgcttaacttaaATTTCAGCGTGCAGCAGGTAATGATCACTGAAAGAGGACCTGTATCACGATTTGTTAAACTTCATGACTGAGCATGTTTGATTATATATCAAAGTAGATAACCTGTCCCAGGCTCTGTCACTATAGTCAGTTTCACCCCTCCTCTGTTGaatacagtctatttaccaatatagtGAAGATATTACACATCAGCAACACACAGaacatcactttttggcagcttTTAACAAGCTTTCCATTATGTAAGAGTTTTTCCTGTATAGTGTATTGTCATTAAGATTTTTTCCAGTCTACAATGTTAAATTGGATTATCaataaacatttatgaaagcTCTTGGCACGTAAAACAATATCAAATTACTGCCCCAGATTTTGAAAATGCGATTCAGAAAGAGTTACAGAATTTTGTACCTGGGATTTAAGTAAAATCTGTCTTCCCCATAAACAGGACAAGCTTAATGGTCTGACATCTGCAGGGTAATTTATGCTAACCATTTCAAATACATCACTTCTAGCTACTACATAGGCATAGAAATGTTCATCAAAACCTTCAACTGATAAAACTCAGTATCCCTTCTTTCTCACATTGTGGTTACTAATTGCATACTAATTGCGTACTAATATACATACTAATTCACCAAACAGGCGTTCACCTCTTGTCATAGTTAAGAGGAACGACAGTGTCTGGTTGATCTGCCCAAACACACTGACTGTGGGTACGACATGGATTGTGCTTAGAGTGTCAAGATCAGCATGTTTTGTATGCAGGTTTTCAAGATGCAGCTCACCATGTTCCAATGATCGTACAATGACAGGAAAAGTATTTGGTATTGATATTTGTCTCTCTAGTGGCTTCCCAAATTTCTAGTTGTACACACTCTGCATTTGAGTCTTATAAGCCagtgtttttgatttgtttttaaagttacaGACTACATGAGCTTGATGTTTCAAAGGACAGTGTTTACTTTCAAACCTCTTGCACATAACTTCACAAGTGGCCCAAACTTTATCATCATTCTGCCATAGAGAATCATAAAATGGTGCATGGGAATAAGTGGTCTGTCTGGATAACATAAGATATAAGATTGCAAATGTTGTTAATTCCACATGAACATTATTGCACTTGCTTAGTGTAGGTGAATGATAAGATGTTAATTATTCTGCTGTGGGTCAGTGCTGGGTGTAGagcctgacagcagcagcagcaaggaaggACCTAGAATAATGCTCTCTTACACACTTCAGATGAAGCAGTTGCTCACTGAAGgagctgaaaagctaatttatgcatttattacttctagactggactattgtaatttattattttcaggtcgtcctaaaagctccctgaaaaacctgctgctgatccaaaatgctgcagctagagtactgacagggactagaaagagagagcagatttctcccatattggcttctcttcattggctccctgttaaatctagaatagaatttaaaatccttctcctcacatacaaggtcttgaataatcaggccccatcttatctcaaagacctcatagtactataCCATCCTAATAGACTGCTGGcgtacttgtggttcctaggatacttaagagtagaatgggaggcagagccttcagctttcaggcgcctcttctgtgtaaccagctcccagtttggatttgggagggAGACACCAtctccatttttaaaattaggcttaaaacttttctttttgatcaagcttatagttagggctggaccaggtgaccctgaaccttcccttagttatgctgctataggcctaggctgctggggggttcccataatgcactgtttcttttcattcaccttacttactctgtttatactccactctgcatttaatcattaattattattaatctctggctctcttccacagcatgtcttttgtcctgtctctctcccctcagctccaagtggtcacagcagatgactgcccctccctgagcctggttctgttggaggtttcttcctgttaaaagggagttttgcttcccactgtcgccaagtgctgctcatagggggtcgttttgactttgggtttttctctgtattattgtaaggtctttacccacaatacaaagcttcttgtggcaactgtttgttgtgatttggaactatataaataaaactgaattgaattgaattgaagtctCTCTGGAGTCACTGCGCTGCAGTGTCAAAGATTTAACCACATTTTCAAAGCGGGTTAAATAACTGCAGATAAgggttttaataataaaataaaacaggattaaCACCGGAAATGTAATCTAAGTCATGTTATTACACTCTGAGCCTGAGGGACAGTAGGTGGCAGTATGCACCAAGGTCTGTAGCAACAAATAGCTGTTTTTGCACCGTCCCATGAAGctcaaccaaccaaccaactttatttataaagcactttaaaagagCCAGATCAGATACAAAATGCTGTATATCAAATGAATACAAATATCAAACAAAGAACCAgcaattattaattattaaacaataatacattaaaataagTAAGATCAGTGTCTCATGCTCAGTTAAACGCCAAAgattataaatgtgttttaagataAGTTTAAAAAATGGACAATGTAGGTCTAATGCACAAAGGAAATTCATTCTATAACCTATAGGGACAGTGCTTAGACCCAGGAGCAATTGGGTCTAAGCACCAactgttctgtgttttttcatTATAATGAAGAAAATTTAGGGCCATCAAAAATGTGatcaaaacatacaaaaagtGATTAAATTGAGAAGCTATCCATCTGCTTAATTGGTGCATAGATCTGGCTATCATCAGTGTAGCGATGATGTCCAGATCTAAGTAGACTGATGGTAGTGAAAGGTGTTTCCTAAGAATGGATCCCAATGGAAGCAgataaagtgaaaaagaaagggCCCTAAAATTGAGCATTGTGGAAACTCAAAATAAGCAGTGGTGCAGAGGAGGAATCAGAGCCAGCAAAGCTTACAGAAATAATA
Protein-coding sequences here:
- the LOC115780293 gene encoding acidic mammalian chitinase-like, producing the protein MAKLVVALGILFALHIASSTKLVCHMTNWAQYRPSAGKFTPDNVDPFLCTHVIYALATINSFNQISPIEWNDEQLYGSLNSLKNVNPALKTLLSVGGTVNGVSPFIAMVAKPESRAIFIKSVINFLRTHNFDGLNLAWEYPGHNGSSEGDKEKFTLLVTELAKAFEDDAKDNKRTQLLLSANVAAIRQTIDRAYEVNKIAPNFDFINIMTYDFHGHWEAVTGHNSPLYDSSVDSGSQIHYNINSSVSHWLSLGAPSEKLLLGFPTYGRTYRLSTGATGLGAPANGPADAGPYTRTAGIWAFYEICDFINTATVDWISEQEVPYATYGSAWLGYDDQRSYSSKVQWMTAHSLGGAHVWTMDMDDFSGSFCSAGAYPLINHLRMSMGFGPKPTTTPRPTTTKDPLADFCRGRPDGLYENPADKTTYFQCYQGNTYLHRCQPGLIYWDSCKCCNWP